The Muricauda sp. SCSIO 65647 genome includes a region encoding these proteins:
- a CDS encoding LptF/LptG family permease, with protein sequence MFIFIFQTIWLFIDDLAGKDLDLWIIGKFLFYYMPTLIDKVLPLTVLLSSILTFGTFAENYEFAAMKASGISLQRAMVSIIIFVVVLGGFTFFLANNVIPASEQKIYNMRRNIAKVKPAAVIVEGVFSDIEGSNMNIKVEKKYGEKDRFLEDVIIHQKSKNGINRTVIRAKTGELISDEESDIIQLVLNDGHYYEEVDSKSRDDKKKHPFAKSEFETYIKNIDISSLNDLDVEKESDITTDKMKNVVRLRKDIDSLRDNNVRQVRAFSKNIVARMGAFPVPQPGDSLIKESKEIPSKIQGELRTPTDSVTTIAQLLERYPEWQRLQLLTNAKNQVSSLLTTIRAKKDELRNRFKFYNSHVLSLHKKFALAFSCIILFFVGAPLGAIIRKGGLGLPMVIAIILFLAYYFIGVFAGNYAKEGNIHPMLGAWLSVLIMLPLSIILTQRATADRGLMGDGNLVQRITDFFKKKKKDTAE encoded by the coding sequence ATGTTCATCTTCATATTTCAGACGATTTGGCTTTTTATTGACGATCTGGCCGGAAAAGACCTTGATCTGTGGATCATAGGCAAGTTTCTTTTTTATTATATGCCCACCCTCATAGACAAGGTGTTGCCACTGACGGTATTGCTATCTTCAATATTGACCTTTGGCACATTTGCTGAAAATTATGAGTTTGCCGCCATGAAGGCCTCGGGCATCTCGCTACAACGGGCCATGGTGAGCATCATCATCTTTGTGGTGGTATTAGGCGGGTTTACCTTTTTTTTGGCGAACAACGTTATTCCCGCTTCAGAACAGAAAATCTACAATATGCGTCGAAACATCGCCAAGGTTAAGCCTGCGGCGGTTATTGTAGAGGGGGTGTTCAGTGATATTGAAGGGTCTAATATGAACATCAAGGTCGAAAAAAAATATGGTGAAAAAGATCGTTTTCTAGAGGATGTCATTATTCACCAAAAATCAAAAAATGGCATAAACCGTACAGTAATACGAGCCAAGACCGGAGAGCTGATCAGTGATGAAGAATCCGATATCATACAACTTGTCTTGAATGATGGCCATTACTACGAAGAAGTAGATTCAAAATCACGAGATGACAAAAAGAAACATCCCTTTGCCAAATCTGAATTTGAAACATACATCAAGAACATTGACATTTCATCTTTGAATGATCTTGATGTTGAAAAAGAATCTGACATCACCACCGATAAAATGAAAAACGTTGTCCGCTTACGAAAAGATATTGATTCGCTGCGTGACAACAATGTCAGACAAGTACGTGCATTTTCAAAGAACATCGTGGCCCGAATGGGGGCTTTTCCTGTTCCACAACCGGGTGACAGTCTTATCAAAGAGTCAAAAGAAATCCCTTCGAAAATACAAGGAGAGTTAAGAACGCCCACAGACTCGGTAACGACCATTGCCCAGCTTCTTGAACGTTATCCTGAATGGCAGCGTTTACAATTGCTGACCAATGCCAAAAATCAAGTTTCGAGCCTCTTGACCACGATCCGTGCCAAAAAAGATGAGCTTCGCAACAGATTCAAGTTTTACAATAGCCATGTGCTATCATTGCATAAAAAGTTCGCGCTGGCCTTTTCGTGCATCATTCTGTTTTTCGTGGGCGCCCCGTTAGGCGCCATTATTCGAAAGGGCGGACTGGGACTGCCCATGGTCATCGCCATTATTTTATTTTTGGCTTATTATTTCATTGGGGTCTTTGCGGGCAATTATGCCAAAGAAGGTAATATCCATCCCATGTTGGGTGCATGGCTTTCTGTGTTGATAATGTTACCTTTGAGCATTATTCTGACCCAACGCGCCACCGCTGACCGCGGCTTAATGGGCGATGGAAATTTAGTACAGCGCATCACCGATTTCTTCAAGAAAAAGAAAAAAGACACGGCGGAATGA
- the ribB gene encoding 3,4-dihydroxy-2-butanone-4-phosphate synthase — translation MIHTMEDKIQLNTIEEAIDDIRKGKVIIVVDDENRENEGDFIAAAEMASPEIINFMATHGRGLICAPLTEERCNELGLPMMVENNTVLHHTQFTVSVDLIGHGCTTGISAHDRAKTVKALVDKNIKPNDLGRPGHIFPLRAKEGGVLRRTGHTEAAIDFARLAGLQPAGLLVEILNEDGSMARLPQLVEVSKKFDLKIVSIEDLIAYRMEHDSLIEKKEDFMVQTRFGEFRLRAYAQTTNDQIHIALTKGDWHKGEHVLTRINSTLVNNDILGTLTNSPDQKLQDMFAAIDREQKGAFVFINQEPKSMNLINRLQQLRDLQKKGELKAPPIEMDARDFGIGAQILHDLDISKIRLLTNSKQAKRVGMVGYGLEIVEYVGY, via the coding sequence ATGATACATACTATGGAGGATAAGATACAACTCAACACAATCGAAGAAGCTATTGACGACATTCGAAAAGGCAAGGTCATTATAGTGGTCGACGATGAAAATCGCGAGAATGAAGGAGACTTCATCGCTGCAGCGGAAATGGCGAGTCCGGAGATCATCAACTTTATGGCCACCCATGGCCGTGGACTGATTTGTGCCCCTTTGACCGAAGAACGTTGTAACGAGCTGGGGCTTCCGATGATGGTAGAAAACAATACCGTGCTGCACCATACCCAGTTCACCGTATCTGTCGATCTCATTGGCCATGGATGCACTACCGGTATTTCTGCCCATGATAGAGCAAAAACGGTAAAGGCCCTGGTCGACAAAAACATCAAGCCCAATGATTTGGGAAGACCTGGTCATATTTTTCCTTTGCGCGCGAAAGAAGGCGGGGTACTGCGCCGCACGGGCCATACCGAGGCGGCCATCGATTTTGCGCGTTTAGCGGGGCTACAGCCTGCCGGACTATTGGTCGAGATCTTGAACGAAGATGGTAGTATGGCCCGTTTGCCGCAACTCGTAGAAGTTTCCAAAAAATTTGACCTCAAAATCGTTTCGATCGAAGATCTGATCGCCTATCGGATGGAACATGATAGCCTTATCGAGAAAAAGGAAGACTTCATGGTACAGACACGTTTTGGCGAGTTTCGGCTCCGCGCTTATGCGCAAACCACAAATGACCAGATACACATCGCTTTGACCAAAGGTGATTGGCACAAGGGAGAACACGTGTTGACCCGTATCAACTCTACTTTGGTCAACAACGATATTTTGGGTACCCTAACCAACAGTCCGGATCAGAAATTACAAGACATGTTCGCAGCCATCGATAGAGAACAAAAAGGTGCCTTTGTCTTCATCAACCAAGAACCGAAATCGATGAACCTGATCAATCGATTGCAACAATTGAGAGATTTACAGAAAAAGGGTGAACTGAAAGCCCCCCCTATCGAGATGGATGCGAGGGATTTTGGTATTGGCGCCCAAATATTGCACGATCTCGACATCTCTAAAATCAGGTTGCTGACCAATTCAAAACAGGCCAAACGGGTCGGTATGGTCGGCTATGGATTGGAGATTGTTGAGTATGTGGGGTATTAG
- a CDS encoding DegT/DnrJ/EryC1/StrS family aminotransferase, with translation MPGFELFGKEERQQVEKVLDTGVLMRYGFDGMRDGHWKAKELEEALSQRMQVNHAHVVSSGTAALTIALASAGVGAGDEVIMPTFTFVASFESILALGAVPILVDVDDTLTLNPNAVENAITPKTKVVMPVHMCGSMADLDALQQICKKHGLLLLEDACQAIGGSYKGKPLGSIGNLGCFSFDYVKTVTCGEGGALITDNGEYYENAQKYSDHGHDHIGNDRGAESHPFLGYNFRISELNAAVGCAQIQRLDEFLGIQEKNYNMLREALSSVERVTFRRVPDGGVENYSFLNFFLPTEEMARRTHKALLDAGVDSCFYWYDNNWHYYRKWEHLTNQKTLGKLSQEVLHGLQDFNKVDFSVSDHWVGRNISCLIKLGWTENEVSERADTMVRILKSL, from the coding sequence ATGCCCGGATTTGAATTATTTGGTAAAGAAGAGCGACAACAGGTCGAAAAAGTATTGGACACCGGTGTTTTGATGCGCTATGGCTTTGACGGTATGCGCGATGGCCACTGGAAAGCCAAAGAACTTGAAGAAGCCCTGAGCCAACGCATGCAGGTCAACCATGCCCACGTGGTCAGTAGTGGAACCGCAGCGTTGACGATTGCCTTGGCCAGTGCTGGGGTAGGGGCCGGTGATGAGGTCATTATGCCCACGTTTACCTTTGTGGCGAGTTTCGAGTCGATTTTGGCATTGGGCGCCGTGCCCATTTTGGTTGATGTCGATGATACCTTGACCTTGAATCCAAATGCGGTCGAGAATGCTATCACACCGAAGACCAAGGTCGTGATGCCCGTACATATGTGCGGTTCCATGGCCGATTTGGATGCACTGCAGCAAATTTGCAAAAAACATGGATTATTATTACTTGAAGATGCCTGTCAGGCCATTGGTGGAAGTTATAAGGGCAAACCATTGGGAAGCATTGGGAATCTGGGATGCTTTTCTTTCGATTATGTAAAAACGGTCACCTGTGGTGAAGGGGGGGCGCTGATCACCGACAATGGGGAATATTATGAGAATGCCCAAAAATATTCCGATCACGGGCATGATCATATTGGAAACGATAGGGGAGCGGAATCACATCCTTTTTTAGGATACAATTTTCGCATTTCAGAATTGAACGCCGCTGTTGGCTGTGCCCAAATACAGCGGTTAGATGAGTTTTTGGGCATTCAAGAGAAAAACTATAACATGCTTCGAGAAGCACTCTCATCGGTTGAACGGGTTACCTTTAGGCGGGTACCTGATGGGGGAGTGGAGAACTACTCCTTTCTCAATTTTTTTCTCCCTACCGAAGAAATGGCGAGAAGAACACATAAGGCACTTTTAGATGCAGGTGTCGACAGCTGTTTTTATTGGTACGACAATAACTGGCACTATTACCGTAAATGGGAACATCTGACCAACCAAAAAACGCTGGGCAAACTTTCCCAAGAGGTGCTGCACGGACTTCAAGATTTTAACAAAGTTGATTTTTCAGTCTCAGATCACTGGGTAGGAAGGAACATTTCTTGTCTGATAAAATTGGGTTGGACCGAAAATGAAGTTAGCGAACGGGCTGATACCATGGTCCGTATTTTAAAAAGTTTATAG
- a CDS encoding sulfite exporter TauE/SafE family protein translates to MTEWWHYPLLIVVGFVVGFINTIAGGASLISLPTLIFLGLPPAVANGTNRVAIAVQTAMATAGFKSKGVSNFPFNLYLGFAALLGAIIGAQIAVDIKGETFNRILAIIMIVVVCLIVFKPRIKIEDLPERLTGKYRWLSMLAFFFIGIYGGFINAGIGFVIILFLHYVNRMGLVKVNATKVSVVFIYTMAALAVFILNDKVNWKVGFILAAGNGLGAWFSSRVSVKKGDGFIKTFLVIMVIAMAIKLWFF, encoded by the coding sequence ATGACCGAATGGTGGCACTATCCTTTGTTGATCGTAGTGGGCTTTGTAGTAGGCTTCATCAATACCATTGCAGGGGGTGCATCCCTTATCTCATTGCCTACTTTGATATTCTTAGGACTTCCCCCAGCGGTGGCCAACGGCACCAATCGAGTGGCCATAGCCGTACAGACCGCCATGGCGACCGCAGGCTTTAAGAGCAAGGGCGTTTCCAATTTTCCGTTCAATCTATATTTGGGATTTGCAGCATTGCTGGGCGCTATTATCGGGGCCCAAATTGCGGTCGATATCAAAGGTGAGACCTTTAATCGGATCCTTGCCATTATTATGATCGTGGTGGTTTGCCTGATTGTTTTTAAGCCCCGGATCAAAATCGAGGATCTGCCCGAGCGCCTGACAGGCAAATACCGATGGCTTTCAATGTTGGCATTTTTCTTTATCGGTATCTATGGCGGATTTATCAATGCGGGTATTGGTTTTGTCATTATCCTCTTTTTGCATTACGTGAACCGAATGGGCTTGGTCAAGGTAAATGCGACCAAAGTCTCTGTGGTGTTCATCTATACCATGGCAGCATTGGCAGTCTTTATTCTCAATGACAAGGTCAATTGGAAAGTCGGCTTCATACTTGCGGCGGGCAATGGCCTCGGCGCTTGGTTTTCTAGCCGGGTATCAGTAAAAAAGGGAGACGGCTTTATCAAGACCTTTTTGGTCATTATGGTCATCGCAATGGCCATTAAACTCTGGTTTTTCTAA
- a CDS encoding ABC transporter permease — MIKNYLKIAWRNLWKNKGYSSLNIFGLAIGITCASLILLWVEDELSFDSTFPKKDFVYYVPTNQKFEGEWRTVFQSTPGPLAQVMKDEVPGVVKSSRSIGSDVLFKVSDNSINRYGRHADPDFLDIFSLTFVEGNIEKALDKPDAIVISKETATHLYGKGKSALGKVVTVNNDIDYTITGVFENLPSNISYSFDWVAQFEGFAADKPWMSEYGSFFSDTFVELSPEADFETVDAKVRELLPAKRGDEDVIAFLHSMKDWYLRSNFEGGKKVGGQIIYVRLFAIIAIIILLIACINFINLSTARSEKRANEVGVRKVLGSSKGSLISQFMAEALIIAMGAATISIILLVVIIPQFNTLIEKQLELRFYDITHMFSLLGITLICGLLAGWYPAFYLSSFKPVTVLKGIRSKRESATMIRKGLVVIQFTVSIIFIISTIIVYQQVNHVKSRDLGFDRENLIRLPVNGDVIKNFNPIQQDMIGSGKIENVGLNNSAILSGGNNGWGFEWQGATDTEDIVISKRYISSGFFETAGMEIVQGRGFNDGLDNSSNNILITETFAKLMGEGSAIGRTVRRDGDTYTVIGVVKDYLYGDMYGASDPVMFFNYHGDAQYLYVKSKSGVMMTETLAAMENVMRKHNPAFPFEYQFVDDAFDARFKSEKLIGNLSQIFALIAIMISCMGLFGLATYTAEQRKREIGVRKVLGSSIRGIVKLLSKDFMRLVFFALLIAGPIAWWMMQNWLEGFAYRIEINWVVFAVAGLTAICIALLTVSFQAVKAAMANPVKSLRTE, encoded by the coding sequence ATGATCAAAAACTATCTAAAAATCGCTTGGAGGAACCTCTGGAAGAATAAAGGGTATAGTTCTCTTAATATCTTTGGTCTGGCAATTGGCATTACTTGTGCCAGTTTGATATTGCTTTGGGTCGAGGATGAATTAAGTTTCGATAGTACTTTCCCCAAAAAGGATTTCGTGTATTATGTGCCGACCAACCAAAAGTTCGAAGGGGAATGGCGCACGGTTTTTCAGTCAACACCTGGTCCCTTGGCACAAGTAATGAAAGATGAAGTTCCAGGGGTTGTCAAGAGTTCACGTTCGATAGGTTCAGATGTTCTTTTTAAGGTTAGCGATAATTCGATTAATAGATACGGAAGGCACGCCGACCCTGATTTTTTAGACATATTCAGCCTCACTTTTGTCGAAGGAAACATTGAAAAAGCTCTTGATAAACCTGATGCTATTGTAATTTCCAAAGAGACCGCGACCCATCTCTATGGGAAAGGTAAATCGGCTCTAGGTAAAGTGGTTACAGTAAACAATGATATCGACTATACGATAACCGGAGTTTTCGAAAATTTACCTTCCAATATTAGCTATTCATTCGATTGGGTCGCACAATTTGAAGGTTTTGCGGCAGATAAGCCATGGATGTCAGAATATGGAAGCTTTTTCTCCGATACTTTTGTAGAACTATCTCCAGAAGCTGATTTTGAAACAGTTGATGCCAAGGTTCGTGAACTACTTCCGGCAAAAAGAGGTGATGAAGATGTCATTGCCTTTCTGCATTCAATGAAAGATTGGTATTTAAGATCGAACTTCGAAGGTGGCAAAAAAGTAGGGGGGCAAATTATTTATGTACGTTTATTCGCAATCATTGCAATTATCATCCTCTTGATTGCCTGTATCAATTTCATAAACCTTTCTACTGCCAGGAGTGAGAAAAGAGCCAACGAAGTGGGTGTTCGAAAAGTACTAGGGTCAAGTAAAGGCTCCTTGATTTCACAGTTCATGGCCGAGGCCCTGATAATTGCAATGGGTGCGGCAACCATAAGTATAATACTGTTGGTGGTTATAATACCTCAATTCAACACGTTGATAGAGAAACAGCTGGAACTTCGATTTTACGATATCACACATATGTTTTCACTTTTGGGAATCACCTTGATTTGTGGTCTTCTTGCAGGGTGGTATCCGGCATTCTATCTATCCTCATTTAAACCCGTTACGGTTCTCAAGGGAATCAGAAGCAAAAGAGAGAGTGCCACAATGATTCGAAAAGGATTGGTAGTCATTCAGTTTACGGTTTCCATCATATTCATCATTAGCACCATCATTGTATATCAGCAAGTAAACCATGTAAAAAGCCGCGACCTAGGATTCGATAGGGAAAACCTGATCAGACTTCCGGTAAACGGGGATGTCATTAAAAATTTCAATCCCATTCAACAAGATATGATCGGCTCTGGAAAAATCGAAAATGTGGGCCTAAATAATTCAGCAATCCTTTCGGGGGGCAATAATGGATGGGGGTTCGAATGGCAAGGAGCTACAGATACCGAGGATATCGTGATTTCTAAGAGATATATAAGTTCTGGTTTTTTTGAAACGGCTGGAATGGAAATCGTCCAAGGTAGAGGTTTCAATGATGGGTTAGACAATTCCAGTAATAATATCTTGATTACGGAGACTTTTGCCAAATTAATGGGTGAAGGAAGTGCCATCGGCAGAACTGTTAGACGCGATGGGGACACCTATACCGTTATCGGTGTGGTCAAAGACTATTTGTATGGCGATATGTATGGCGCAAGCGATCCAGTGATGTTTTTTAATTATCACGGTGATGCCCAATATCTATATGTAAAGTCCAAATCAGGTGTGATGATGACCGAAACTTTGGCCGCTATGGAAAATGTAATGAGAAAGCACAATCCCGCTTTTCCTTTTGAATATCAATTTGTGGATGATGCTTTCGATGCTAGATTCAAAAGTGAAAAACTTATAGGAAACCTTTCCCAAATTTTTGCGCTGATTGCCATTATGATATCCTGCATGGGCCTCTTCGGTCTAGCGACATACACGGCCGAACAACGTAAAAGGGAAATAGGTGTGCGTAAGGTTTTAGGGTCTAGTATTAGGGGAATTGTGAAGTTGTTGTCAAAAGATTTTATGCGCTTGGTATTTTTTGCACTCTTGATTGCTGGCCCCATTGCTTGGTGGATGATGCAAAATTGGCTCGAAGGTTTTGCCTATAGAATTGAAATCAATTGGGTGGTTTTTGCTGTTGCCGGTTTGACTGCCATTTGCATCGCTCTATTGACGGTTAGTTTTCAGGCAGTCAAGGCTGCCATGGCCAACCCCGTAAAAAGCTTACGGACGGAGTAG
- a CDS encoding helix-turn-helix domain-containing protein → MYKSNTLLVNLTPEERKLKTVVQRMLGEHLRAIRLSKKMKQKLVADRCGFSRSGYNLIEKGERNLTFFSLLKIAKVLDEPLENLMKIEGIDTIENLWA, encoded by the coding sequence TTGTATAAATCCAATACCCTCTTGGTCAATCTTACCCCAGAAGAAAGAAAGTTAAAGACAGTGGTGCAACGCATGCTCGGAGAGCATCTACGTGCCATACGGCTAAGTAAAAAGATGAAACAGAAACTCGTTGCCGACCGTTGCGGTTTTTCCCGTAGTGGGTACAACCTCATTGAAAAGGGTGAACGGAACCTGACATTTTTTTCCCTGCTGAAAATAGCCAAGGTATTGGACGAACCCCTGGAAAACTTGATGAAAATCGAGGGTATCGATACAATCGAAAACCTTTGGGCTTAG
- a CDS encoding glycosyl hydrolase family 17 protein yields MSYKAERFLSLASLDYAGKSEKELKLLCREVLDEGMHGLCFSPYVENQQPGDQISEDQIHRRMEIIKPYTNWIRSFSCTEGNEAIPRIAKEYGIKTLVGAWLGDDPDINNRELEGLIKLANEGFVDIAAIGNEVMYRGDLSEDELLDFIKRGKEAITHVPVGYVDAYYEFRERPRITEVCDVILANCYPFWEGCDLDYSLLYMKDMFRQAERAGGGKKVIISETGWPSQGTNLDGAHPSLVNFIKYFINTQKWSKEEAIEIFYFSSFDESWKVGAEGDVGAFWGLWDKDEKLKF; encoded by the coding sequence ATGTCGTACAAAGCAGAACGATTTCTTAGTCTAGCCTCATTGGATTATGCTGGTAAAAGTGAAAAAGAGCTGAAACTACTTTGCCGAGAGGTGCTCGACGAGGGCATGCATGGCCTGTGTTTTAGCCCATATGTGGAAAATCAACAGCCTGGGGACCAGATTTCTGAAGATCAGATCCATCGACGAATGGAGATTATCAAGCCTTATACAAATTGGATCCGGTCATTTTCTTGTACAGAAGGCAATGAGGCCATACCGCGCATTGCCAAAGAATATGGTATCAAAACCCTTGTTGGGGCATGGTTGGGCGACGACCCCGATATCAACAATCGAGAGTTGGAAGGTCTGATAAAATTGGCTAATGAAGGTTTTGTAGATATTGCGGCCATAGGCAATGAGGTCATGTACAGGGGCGATTTGAGCGAGGATGAATTGTTGGACTTTATCAAAAGGGGCAAAGAGGCAATAACACATGTGCCCGTCGGTTATGTCGATGCCTACTACGAATTTCGGGAACGGCCTAGAATAACGGAAGTTTGTGATGTTATTTTGGCCAATTGCTATCCGTTTTGGGAAGGTTGTGATCTAGATTATTCCCTTTTGTACATGAAAGATATGTTCAGGCAAGCTGAACGAGCGGGGGGTGGCAAAAAAGTAATTATTTCAGAAACGGGATGGCCAAGTCAAGGCACCAATCTAGATGGGGCACATCCGTCTCTGGTCAATTTCATAAAGTATTTCATAAATACCCAGAAATGGTCAAAAGAAGAAGCTATTGAGATTTTCTATTTTTCATCATTCGATGAATCTTGGAAAGTTGGGGCCGAAGGTGACGTAGGGGCTTTTTGGGGGCTTTGGGATAAAGATGAAAAATTGAAATTTTAG
- a CDS encoding MFS transporter yields MRTEHKDSVPFGQKLAFGIGMFANQMFPAILGIFMVVLVEDLGFPGWMWSLIYFFPRIFDSITDPIMGFISDNTKSKWGRRKQYVLIGGLIMGIAFIFMWQLYAEDTLQYNFWYFFLWSIIFYLGLTFFSVPYVAMGYEMSDDFHERTDIMAIAQWIGQWAWVIAPWFWVIMYDQDWFPSADVAVRELAIWVAIPCAICALVPAIFIKSKSTLNENYEPLNSANIGNSVKKIIKSFKEAFMISQFRKICIATFLIFNAFNTVAALTFFVVVYKLFNGDADASGIWVSLFGCLGALGTTFIVIPTVTWMAKAMGKKKAFMVSQGISVVGYIMLYFLFVPGKPWMYIIGLPFFSFGIGSLFTIMMSMTADVIDIDELNSGKRREGIFGAIYWWMVKVGFAIAGALSGLIIAIVGFNPDLATTGQQSAVDGLLAFFCFFPMAGTIFAMLVMRKYDVSEKRANEIRAELEKRKAITV; encoded by the coding sequence ATGCGTACTGAACATAAAGATAGTGTTCCATTTGGTCAAAAGCTGGCTTTTGGAATTGGAATGTTTGCCAACCAAATGTTCCCGGCCATTCTCGGAATTTTCATGGTGGTGCTTGTAGAAGATTTGGGATTTCCGGGTTGGATGTGGTCACTCATCTATTTTTTCCCCAGAATCTTCGATTCGATTACCGATCCCATTATGGGCTTTATCTCAGACAATACCAAATCTAAATGGGGAAGGAGAAAACAGTATGTCTTGATTGGTGGGCTTATTATGGGTATAGCCTTTATATTCATGTGGCAGCTCTATGCAGAGGATACATTGCAATACAACTTTTGGTATTTCTTTCTCTGGTCGATCATTTTTTATCTGGGCCTGACCTTTTTTAGCGTCCCTTATGTGGCAATGGGCTATGAGATGAGTGACGATTTTCATGAACGTACCGATATCATGGCCATTGCCCAATGGATAGGCCAATGGGCCTGGGTCATTGCTCCGTGGTTTTGGGTGATCATGTACGACCAAGATTGGTTTCCCTCGGCAGATGTGGCCGTTCGTGAACTGGCAATTTGGGTTGCTATTCCATGTGCGATATGTGCTTTGGTCCCAGCAATTTTTATCAAAAGTAAATCGACGCTTAATGAAAATTATGAGCCTTTGAATTCCGCTAATATTGGCAATAGTGTGAAAAAGATAATCAAGAGTTTTAAAGAGGCCTTCATGATCAGTCAGTTTAGAAAAATATGTATTGCCACGTTCTTGATTTTCAATGCATTCAATACTGTTGCGGCACTCACATTTTTCGTGGTCGTATACAAATTGTTCAACGGTGACGCCGACGCTTCGGGCATCTGGGTATCTTTGTTTGGTTGTTTAGGGGCACTGGGCACTACCTTTATTGTGATTCCGACCGTAACCTGGATGGCCAAGGCTATGGGCAAGAAAAAAGCCTTCATGGTGTCTCAGGGTATTTCAGTTGTGGGTTACATCATGTTGTACTTTCTTTTTGTGCCGGGCAAACCTTGGATGTATATCATCGGCCTACCCTTCTTTTCTTTCGGCATAGGCAGTTTGTTTACCATTATGATGTCAATGACCGCAGATGTAATAGATATTGATGAACTCAATTCAGGTAAACGTAGAGAAGGTATTTTCGGTGCAATTTACTGGTGGATGGTCAAAGTAGGTTTTGCCATAGCCGGTGCGCTCAGTGGTCTCATAATTGCAATAGTGGGCTTTAACCCAGACCTGGCCACGACCGGGCAACAGTCTGCGGTGGATGGATTACTGGCGTTCTTTTGCTTTTTCCCCATGGCCGGTACAATTTTCGCGATGCTTGTCATGCGAAAGTATGATGTATCTGAAAAGCGTGCCAATGAAATACGTGCAGAACTTGAAAAAAGAAAGGCCATTACGGTTTAA